A part of Candidatus Eisenbacteria bacterium genomic DNA contains:
- a CDS encoding GGDEF domain-containing protein, which produces MRQVPIGFRELLEQVLPVERLPLPARSPVQRALKSGLPREIEAAALMTLERLAERGAPRRLRSPSDAPHHIRDQQPDSSDVIRIDLPAPAERDGVLLYPRAMLPARASADLSQVRQLLHWEDSGIMSDPRSSQARAMLHEHLGETGRELLGTDDLNLYALPDPAVESAESPLDPPLAAEALARPSLLFYCPDVTRSQRLARHATQGARAFVMLAVVSADQEPLGLLEVRTPRAVPFQAEDLARIALLADFCATMLERAARLEKLVFVDGTTGVYNRAYFELQARNEMARALRESASLALCIADIDDFKTVNTIYGYEAANAVLHQVAATLKNGVRPFDTVARWGGEEFAVLLTPPVQAEDVIAVCERLRIAVERLQLHVEGLDRRLYEVRVTVSMGVAMFPDHGDNPQDLWRAANQALLIAKRPPKNRVVIQRRA; this is translated from the coding sequence ATGAGACAAGTGCCCATCGGTTTTCGTGAGCTCCTGGAGCAGGTCCTGCCGGTCGAACGCCTGCCCTTGCCGGCGCGATCGCCGGTTCAGCGCGCGCTGAAGAGCGGGCTGCCGCGCGAGATCGAGGCCGCCGCGCTGATGACCCTGGAGCGGCTCGCCGAGCGCGGCGCCCCCAGACGTCTGCGCTCGCCCTCCGATGCGCCGCACCACATCCGCGACCAGCAGCCGGATTCGTCCGACGTCATTCGTATCGATCTTCCGGCGCCGGCGGAGCGCGATGGCGTCCTCCTCTATCCGCGGGCCATGCTTCCGGCGCGGGCGTCGGCAGATCTGAGCCAGGTGCGGCAGCTGCTCCACTGGGAGGACAGCGGCATCATGTCCGATCCGCGCAGCAGCCAGGCGCGCGCGATGCTGCACGAGCATCTCGGCGAGACCGGACGGGAGCTGCTCGGCACCGACGACCTGAACCTCTACGCGCTGCCGGACCCGGCGGTCGAGAGCGCGGAGTCGCCGCTCGATCCACCGCTGGCGGCCGAGGCGCTGGCGCGCCCCAGCCTGCTCTTCTATTGCCCCGACGTCACGCGAAGCCAGCGGCTCGCGCGCCATGCGACGCAGGGAGCGCGCGCCTTCGTGATGCTCGCCGTCGTGTCCGCGGATCAGGAGCCGCTCGGCCTGCTGGAAGTGCGCACACCCCGCGCGGTGCCGTTCCAGGCCGAGGATCTGGCCCGCATCGCCCTGCTTGCGGACTTCTGCGCCACCATGCTCGAACGCGCCGCGCGCCTGGAGAAATTGGTCTTCGTCGACGGCACCACGGGCGTCTACAACCGGGCGTACTTCGAGCTCCAGGCCCGCAACGAGATGGCGCGCGCGTTGCGCGAGAGCGCGTCGCTGGCGCTATGCATCGCGGACATCGACGACTTCAAGACCGTGAACACCATCTACGGCTATGAAGCCGCCAACGCGGTGCTCCACCAGGTCGCGGCGACGCTCAAGAACGGCGTGCGCCCGTTCGACACGGTGGCGCGATGGGGCGGTGAGGAGTTCGCGGTGCTGCTCACGCCTCCGGTTCAGGCGGAGGACGTGATCGCGGTCTGCGAGCGCCTACGCATTGCCGTGGAAAGACTGCAGCTCCACGTCGAAGGTCTCGACCGCCGGCTCTACGAAGTGCGCGTCACCGTGAGCATGGGCGTGGCGATGTTCCCGGACCATGGAGACAACCCGCAGGATCTGTGGCGGGCCGCCAACCAGGCGCTGCTGATCGCCAAGCGCCCGCCGAAGAACCGCGTGGTGATCCAGCGACGCGCTTAG